In Chiroxiphia lanceolata isolate bChiLan1 chromosome 2, bChiLan1.pri, whole genome shotgun sequence, a single genomic region encodes these proteins:
- the PPP2R3B gene encoding serine/threonine-protein phosphatase 2A regulatory subunit B'' subunit beta isoform X2: MKSESMRIKEISLRQDPDLRKELALLARGCDFVLPSRFKKRLKAFQQVQVQTKKEETLPPSHSQNIPTFYFPRGCPKEKVNIDAVIAKIEETFSEFPNERATLEDMGKVAKACECPLYWKGPLFYCAGGERTGYVSVHKFVAMWRKILQTCYDDAAKFVHLLMNPGCNYLVQEDFIPFLQDVVNSHPGLSFLKEASEFHSRYITTVIQRIFYTVNRSWSGKITCNELRKSNFLQNVALLEEEADINQLTEYFSYEHFYVIYCKFWELDTDHDLYIDRKDLARHNDHAISNRMIERIFSGAVTRGRKAQKDGKISYADFVWFLISEEDKKTPTSIEYWFRCMDLDGDGALSMYELEYFYEEQCQKLDNMAIEPLPFEDCLCQMLDLVKPQHEGKITLHDLKRCKLTNVFFDTFFNIEKYLDHEQKDQFSMLRDGEGESPEVSDWEKYAAEEYDILVAEEAASDQWNDGYEAELNPVDHQKANVLKYQMEKRPFFEMPSHLADVDLDEYDYEEDFE; this comes from the exons GTTCagacaaagaaggaagaaacttTGCCACCCTCACATAGTCAAAACATtccaactttttattttcctcgAGGATGTCCtaaggaaaaagtaaatatagATGCTGTGATTGCCAAAATAGAGGAAACTTTCTCTGAATTTCCAAATGAGAGGGCAACGTTAGAAGATATGGGGAAGGTTGCAAAG GCTTGTGAATGCCCACTTTACTGGAAAGGTCCCTTGTTTTATTGTGCTGGAGGTGAACGAACAGGATACGTGTCGGTTCATAAATTTGTTGCAATGTGGCGGAA AATACTTCAGACCTGCTATGATGATGCTGCAAAGTTTGTTCATCTTCTTATGAACCCTGGATGTAACTACTTGGTGCAAGAAGACTTCATTCCTTTTTTACAA gatGTGGTGAATAGTCATCCAggcctttcatttttaaaagaagcgTCTGAATTTCATTCTCGGTACATTACAACA gTCATACAGAGAATATTTTATACAGTAAATAGGTCCTGGTCTGGAAAAATAACTTGTAATGAGCTCAGGAAAAGCAACTTCTTGCAG AATGTGGCATTATTGGAAGAGGAAGCTGATATTAACCAGCTGACAGAGTACTTCTCATATGAACATTTTTATGTTATCTATTGCAAATTTTGGGAGCTGGATACAGACCATGACCTCTATATTGATCGGAAGGATTTAGCTCGACATAATGATCATG CAATTTCAAATAGGATGATAGAGCGGATCTTCTCAGGGGCAGTAACAAG AGgtagaaaagcacaaaaagatGGGAAGATTAGCTACGCTgattttgtctggtttttgaTATCTGAAGAGGACAAGAAAACACCAACTAG CATTGAATACTGGTTCCGCTGCATGGATCTTGATGGGGATGGTGCTTTGTCTATGTATGAATTGGAGTATTTTTATGAAGAACAGTGCCAAAAATTAGATAACATGGCCATAGAACCTTTGCCATTTGAAGACTGTTTATGCCAGATGCTGGATCTTGTAAAGCCACAACATGAAG gaaaaattacCCTGCATGATTTAAAGCGATGTAAGTTGACAAATGTGTTCTTTGATACTTTTTTCAACATTGAAAAATACCTTGACCATGAACAGAAGGATCAGTTTTCTATGTTGCGG GATGGTGAAGGTGAAAGTCCAGAGGTCTCTGACTGGGAGAAGTATGCTGCTGAAGAGTACGATATCTTGGTAGCAGAAGAGGCGGCAAGTGACCAATGGAATGATGG GTATGAAGCAGAACTGAATCCTGTAGACCATCAGAAGGCCAATGTCCTAAAGTATCAAATGGAGAAAAGACCATTTTTCGAAATGCCTTCCCATCTGGCTGATGTAGACTTGGATGAATATGACTATGAAGAGGATTTTGAGTAG
- the PPP2R3B gene encoding serine/threonine-protein phosphatase 2A regulatory subunit B'' subunit beta isoform X3 — MKSESMRIKEISLRQDPDLRKELALLARGCDFVLPSRFKKRLKAFQQVQTKKEETLPPSHSQNIPTFYFPRGCPKEKVNIDAVIAKIEETFSEFPNERATLEDMGKVAKACECPLYWKGPLFYCAGGERTGYVSVHKFVAMWRKILQTCYDDAAKFVHLLMNPGCNYLVQEDFIPFLQDVVNSHPGLSFLKEASEFHSRYITTVIQRIFYTVNRSWSGKITCNELRKSNFLQNVALLEEEADINQLTEYFSYEHFYVIYCKFWELDTDHDLYIDRKDLARHNDHAISNRMIERIFSGAVTRGRKAQKDGKISYADFVWFLISEEDKKTPTSIEYWFRCMDLDGDGALSMYELEYFYEEQCQKLDNMAIEPLPFEDCLCQMLDLVKPQHEGKITLHDLKRCKLTNVFFDTFFNIEKYLDHEQKDQFSMLRDGEGESPEVSDWEKYAAEEYDILVAEEAASDQWNDGYEAELNPVDHQKANVLKYQMEKRPFFEMPSHLADVDLDEYDYEEDFE; from the exons GTTCagacaaagaaggaagaaacttTGCCACCCTCACATAGTCAAAACATtccaactttttattttcctcgAGGATGTCCtaaggaaaaagtaaatatagATGCTGTGATTGCCAAAATAGAGGAAACTTTCTCTGAATTTCCAAATGAGAGGGCAACGTTAGAAGATATGGGGAAGGTTGCAAAG GCTTGTGAATGCCCACTTTACTGGAAAGGTCCCTTGTTTTATTGTGCTGGAGGTGAACGAACAGGATACGTGTCGGTTCATAAATTTGTTGCAATGTGGCGGAA AATACTTCAGACCTGCTATGATGATGCTGCAAAGTTTGTTCATCTTCTTATGAACCCTGGATGTAACTACTTGGTGCAAGAAGACTTCATTCCTTTTTTACAA gatGTGGTGAATAGTCATCCAggcctttcatttttaaaagaagcgTCTGAATTTCATTCTCGGTACATTACAACA gTCATACAGAGAATATTTTATACAGTAAATAGGTCCTGGTCTGGAAAAATAACTTGTAATGAGCTCAGGAAAAGCAACTTCTTGCAG AATGTGGCATTATTGGAAGAGGAAGCTGATATTAACCAGCTGACAGAGTACTTCTCATATGAACATTTTTATGTTATCTATTGCAAATTTTGGGAGCTGGATACAGACCATGACCTCTATATTGATCGGAAGGATTTAGCTCGACATAATGATCATG CAATTTCAAATAGGATGATAGAGCGGATCTTCTCAGGGGCAGTAACAAG AGgtagaaaagcacaaaaagatGGGAAGATTAGCTACGCTgattttgtctggtttttgaTATCTGAAGAGGACAAGAAAACACCAACTAG CATTGAATACTGGTTCCGCTGCATGGATCTTGATGGGGATGGTGCTTTGTCTATGTATGAATTGGAGTATTTTTATGAAGAACAGTGCCAAAAATTAGATAACATGGCCATAGAACCTTTGCCATTTGAAGACTGTTTATGCCAGATGCTGGATCTTGTAAAGCCACAACATGAAG gaaaaattacCCTGCATGATTTAAAGCGATGTAAGTTGACAAATGTGTTCTTTGATACTTTTTTCAACATTGAAAAATACCTTGACCATGAACAGAAGGATCAGTTTTCTATGTTGCGG GATGGTGAAGGTGAAAGTCCAGAGGTCTCTGACTGGGAGAAGTATGCTGCTGAAGAGTACGATATCTTGGTAGCAGAAGAGGCGGCAAGTGACCAATGGAATGATGG GTATGAAGCAGAACTGAATCCTGTAGACCATCAGAAGGCCAATGTCCTAAAGTATCAAATGGAGAAAAGACCATTTTTCGAAATGCCTTCCCATCTGGCTGATGTAGACTTGGATGAATATGACTATGAAGAGGATTTTGAGTAG